A DNA window from Equus przewalskii isolate Varuska chromosome 12, EquPr2, whole genome shotgun sequence contains the following coding sequences:
- the CD2BP2 gene encoding CD2 antigen cytoplasmic tail-binding protein 2: protein MPKRKVTFQGVGDEDDEDEIGVPKKKLVDPVAGAGGPGSRFKGKHSLDSDEEEDEEEGSSKYDILASEDVEGQEAATLSSEGGVRITPFNLQEEMEEGHFDADGNYFLNRDAQIRDSWLDNIDWVKIRERPPDQHPLSDSEEEDSLGQTPMSAQALLEGLLELLLPRETVAGALRRLGARGGSKGGSKGPGRPSSPQRLDRLSGLADQMVARGNLGVYQETRERLAMRLKALGCWTQGAPDPTPPPSLDMFAEEVAEEELETPTTAQRGEAESPGDGLVDVMWEYKWENTGDAELYGPFTSTQMQTWVNEGYFPDGVYCRKLDPPGGQFYNSKRIDFDLYT, encoded by the exons ATGCCAAAGAGGAAAGTGACCTTCCAAGGCGTGGGAGATGAGGATGATGAGGATGAAATCGGTGTCCCTAAGAAGAAG CTGGTGGACCctgtggctggggcagggggtcCTGGGAGCCGCTTCAAAGGCAAACACTCTTTGGACAgcgatgaggaggaggatgaggaggaaggtTCCAGCAAATATGACATCCTGGCCTCAGAGGATGTGGAAG GTCAGGAAGCAGCCACACTCTCCAGTGAGGGAGGTGTGCGGATCACACCCTTCAACCTgcaggaagagatggaggaaggcCACTTTGATGCTGATGGCAACTACTTCCTGAACCGGGATGCTCAGATCCGAGATAGCTGGCTGGACAACATTGACTGG GTGAAGATCAGGGAGCGGCCACCTGATCAGCACCCACTGTCAGACTCAGAGGAAGAGGACAGCCTGGGCCAGACACCAATGAGTGCCCAAGCTCTCCTGGAGGGCCTTTTGGAGCTGCTGTTGCCAAGGGAGACGGTGGCTGGGGCACTGAGGCGTCTAGGGGCCCGAGGAGGAAGCAAAGGGGGCAGCAAAGGGCCTGGGCGGCCCAGTTCCCCCCAGCGCCTGGACCGGCTGTCTGGGTTGGCTGACCAGATGGTGGCCCGGGGCAACCTTGGTGTATATCAGGAGACAAGGGAACGGTTGGCCATGCGGCTGAAGGCATTGGGGTGCTGGACCCAGGGAGCCCCTgaccccacacccccaccctctCTTGACATGTTTGCTGAGGAAGTGGCAGAGGAAGAGCTGGAGACCCCAACCACTGCCCAGAGAGGAG AAGCAGAGTCGCCTGGAGATGGTCTGGTGGATGTGATGTGGGAGTATAAGTGGGAGAACACAGGGGATGCTGAGCTGTACGGGCCGTTCACCAGCACCCAGATGCAG ACCTGGGTGAATGAAGGCTACTTCCCGGATGGTGTTTATTGCCGGAAGCTGGACCCGCCCGGTGGACAGTTCTACAACTCCAAACGTATTGACTTTGATCTCTACACCTGA